Genomic segment of Synechococcus sp. A15-28:
AGTGCGTGACATCGAGATGCTCTTCGGCGAGTCGCGCCCAGCGCTGATGTCGATGTAATGGGTTCTGCAGTTCGTGGGCCGGGGCCAGGCCCAGATGTCGGCTGGGTAGTGCCAGCTCATCACTCTTCGGCAGACAGCCCAGTAGGGGCATGCCGATCGCATCAAGAACCTCCTGCAGCAGCTCCCGGTGTCGTTGGCTGCTCACCCTGTTGAGCACGACACCCGCCAGGGTCAGGTCTGGGTCGTGATCACGGAAACCCTGGACGAGGGCCCCCAGCGATGCGGCCTGACCACCGGCATCGATCACCAGAACCACGGGGAGCTGCAGCTGTTTCGCGATGGCTGCCGTGCTGCCGGCTTCGCTGCAGCCGATGCCATCGAACAAGCCCATCACCCCCTCCACAAGGGCCAGATCCCGCTGGCTCCCGTAACCGAGAAAGGCCTTTTCAACCCAGGCCTGTCCGCAGAGGTTGAGATCGAGATTTCTGCAGGGGTGTCCTGCAGCAGCACTCAGCAGCTGGGGGTCGAGGTAGTCCGGCCCGACTTTGAAAGGTTGAATGCTGTGGCCCTGAGAGCGGGCCCATGCCAACAGGGCGAGTGTCAGGAGCGTTTTGCCGCTGCCGCTGGCCGGTGCGGCGATGACAACGGCCATGGTGGAGCGTCGGCGTCAGTTCAGCAGCCTGGCAGCCAGTGAAGCCGATGTGGCCAGCAGCGGATTGGTGGAGTCGTGTCCACCGCTGAGCAGCCTCGCCACATCCATTTCCGGTGAGGCGTGCTGAACCGAAACGATCTCCTCATGCAGCTCAAGGCTGGCCATGCCACCCCCCTCAAGACGCATGCAGCCACCGGATTCCCCACAGAGGATCACGCAGACACCCTGCCCTTGCTCCGGTTGGCAGATCAGGCGCAGACCGACCATCTGTCCGGCATGGACACTGGGCTGGCCGGTGGGGACAGTCATCAACTGGAAGCGGATGTCGGCTCCGTCATGGCGGCTGAACCGAGCTGTGACCCCTTCCTCGGTGACGTCGCTTGTCTGCAACTGCCAGCCGAGACGGTCTGCAATCCAGGCCGCCATCAACAGGCCCTGGGCTGGATGGTGACCTTCCACATCGATGTCCAACTGCGTGATGTGGCAGAGAGCATCCCGGCGGTTCGGAGGGTCAAACACCATCGCCAGGGTTTCGCGCCAGCTGCGCAGGCGCAGCCAGTTGAGGTCATTCACCGCCTGACCGGACTCCACGCGCGACCGCAGCAGGTTGAGGCAGTGGGCGGGGTTACCGACGGCGGTGTCGATGATCAGGCGCCTGGGAGCACAGGCCAGCTGTTCCATCAGATCGGGGGCTTCATCCAGGAATCCGTTCCACCAGACCCAGGACGGCATGGAGGGCGGCAGCAGCGGCTGCAGGATCGACATGCCGTCGCGAAGGGCATCGTGGCCACCGCGCAACACCACCACATCGCCACAGGCGGTGGTGCCTCCTCCCTCCTCAGGCAAGGGGCAGTAAGCGGCCACAAGCGTTTCGAGTCCCTGCTGGGCGTTGATGGTCGGCGCCAGGGTGATCAAGCGTCGGGGCTGGAGCTCACTCAGGGCCGGGTCGATGTACTGACCTCTCAGATCATCGGCCTGGGTTTCACCCTCGAGCTGGGCGACGGAAGCGATCAGCTCTCCGGCGCTGGGTGGTGTGCTCAGGGGTAGATCGGTATCGATCACGGCCTGGCGACCGGCCTGCAGCAGCGCATCGGATTGCTGGCCAGTGATCGGACCGTTGAGCCGACCGCAACGCACCAGTTGCTGTTCGGCCCAGGCGGGTTGCCAGATCAGCAGACAGAACGTGTTGGCACCGGCACCGGTGTTGCCTTGCTGCTCCGTTGACCAGAGCTGCTCCAGATAGGTGGGGACCTCGGAGGGCGCCAGTTCGAGCGGGGTCTGAAGGGTGAGCTGGGGAGACATCGGGTAGGAGGAATGAAGTGCGGCGAGTTCCGGTGTTGTCAGGGACGACGCCAGAGCAGTCCGTCACGGGCCAGCAGGGCATCAGCGGCGGCAGGTCCCCAGGTGCGGGATTCGTAGGGGTGGATCGGCAGCTGCCAAGGGCTGTCTTCGATCAGCTCCAGCAGCGGTGTGTACAGACGCCAGGCCGCTTCCACCTCGTCGCTCCGGGTGAACAGGGTCGGATCACTGAGCATGGCGTCGGCCAGGAGGCGCACATAGCCCTCATCGGAGGGCTCTCCGAAGGACTCGTCGTAGGAGAACTCCATGTCGATCGGTCTGCTGCGCATGCCGGAACCGGGCGATTTCACCTCGAAACGGAATTCCGCACCTTCATCGGGCTGGATTCGCAGGATCAGCTGGTTGGCTGTGGGGCCACCGGTGGCTGCATCGAAGAGATGCACTGGTGCCTCGCGGAAGGTGAGCACCACCTCGCTGAGGCGCTTGGCCAGCCTCTTTCCGGTTCGCACGTAGAAGGGAACCCCCTGCCAGCGCCAGTTGTCGATGAACAGCTTCATGGCGACGTAGGTCTCCGTGGTGCTGTTCGGATCGACGCCCGGTTCCTGGCGGTATCCGGCTAACGGCGACTCATGGCTGCCGCCGGGGCCGTACTGGCCGCGGATGCAGCAGTTCCATGGTTCCTGCTCGTCGGCCAGTCGTGCCGCCTGGAGCACCTTGGCTTTTTCGTTGCGGATCGCTTCGGGGTCAAACCGACCGGGTGGTTCCATGGCGGTGATGGCCAGCATCTGGGTCAGGTGGTTCTGCACCATGTCCCGCAGGGCTCCTGAGCTTTCGTAGTACCCGGCGCGTTCCTCGACACCGACGGTCTCGGCTGCGGTGATCTGAACACTGGAGATGTAGTTCCGGTTCCAGATCGGCTCGAAAATCGTGTTGGCAAAGCGCAACACCATGATGTTCTGGACCGTCTCCTTGCCCAGGTAGTGGTCAATCCTGAAGATCTGGTTCTCCTGTCCGCAGCTCTTCACAACGCGGTTCAGGGCTTGAGCACTGCCGTAGTCCCGGCCGAAGGGCTTCTCGATCACCACACGGCTGCGCTGGGGATCCTTCAACAGCCCTGCGTCCGCCAGCGCGCGACAGCCACTGCCGTAAAACTTCGGTGACACCGACAGGTAAAAGGTCCGGTTGCCGCGGGTGGCGCACTGCTGGTCAATGGTCTCCAGGCGCCCGCCCAGGCGAACCACGTCCTCCGGTTTCTGTAGATCGACGGGCTCGTAGAACAACTTCGACGCGAACTGATCCCAGGCCTCCTGGTTCTCAGCGATCTTGCTCGCCAGAGCCTCAGCCATCTTTCCCCGGAACTCCTCGTCGCTCCAGGGCCGGCGAGCGCAGCCCAGAAGGGCGAATTCGCTGGGGAGTCTGCGCTGCTTGAACAGTTCGAACAGTGCGGGGACCAATTTGCGGTGTGTCAGGTCACCACTGGCGCCGAAAATCACCAGACATTGGGGTGCAATGACCCGTTCCTGTCGGAGTCCGACCCGCAGGGGGTTGGTGGCGGTGGCGACCATCGAGCCTTGGCATCTGACGAAGGTTTAGGCACGGAACGGGAAATCAACAGTGCCCCAGATCAACCCACCCTGTTTTTTGGCCCGTTTTGTTGCCAAGCGAAAAAAAAGGACCACCGAAAGGTGGTCCTTGATGGAGTGATGCTTCAGCCGAAGCTGATCAATAGGTTTCCACGTGCCAGCGATCCGCCTTCTTGAGTTGTGGGCGCAGTTCGGACCAATCCAGGCCTTTCGCAGCTGCTGCGGCTGTCATGGCCTCGTCGATGCCAGGTTCCATTCCCCTCAGGCCACACATGTAGACGTGGGTTTTGGGATCTTCGATCATCGCGAAGATCTCTTCTGCGTGTTCGAGCACGCGGTCCTGGATGTACATCCGGCCGCCTTTGGCGTTCTGTTGCTCGCGGCTGATCGCCTTGGTGTAGCGGAAGTTGTCGGGGAACTCCTTTTCGTAATGAAGGAAATCCTCGTCGTAGAGCAGGTTGCCGGTTTTGGGTGCACCCATGAACAGCCAGGCTTTTCCGCGGAAGTTCCAGCCATTGGCTCCCCTCTCCCGTGATTCGAACATGCGGCGGAGGTAGGTGCGCATCGGGGCGATGCCGGTGCCGGTCGCCAGCATGATGATGTTGGCGTCTTCGTCGTCGGGCAGGAGCATTTCCTTACCCACCGGACCGGTGATCTTCACCTTCGAACCGGGTTCGATGTCGCAGAGGTAAGTGGAGCAGACGCCGTAAATCTGCTCACCAGCCTCGTTCTTGTACTCAAGCTGACGAACACACAGCGAAACAGTGTTGTCCTGATAGTTGTCGCCGTGGCGTGTGCTGGCGATGGAATACAAACGGAGTTTGTGGGGTTTGCCGTTGGCGTCCTCACCTTCGGGGATGATTCCGATGCTCTGGCCTTCGATGTACTCGAGCTGCGGTTCACCACCGGAGAGATCAAAGGTGATGTGCTGGACCCGACCGATACCGCCTTCAGCAACCAACGGGTAGTTCTCGGTGACGGTGCCGAGGAAAGGCGTCTTGGGTTTGTAGGTATTGACCGGAACGTTGGCGTGGGGCTTCTTCTTGGGGGCGGGTGCAGAGGTCACGGCTTGCGGGGCGGGGGCGCTGGACGCGGACACCGGCGCTGCGGGGGATCCCTCGCTGGCGGGTGACACATTGATGATTCTGGCCCCAGAGGCAGAAAGTCGCTTGTAGAGGTCATTGAGTCCACTCATGGCCACCCGGTAGGTCCGAATCACCGAAGGCCCTGATCCGGCCTGGATGCCACTGGCGACAACCGTGAACAGGGACGACGAAGTTCCACCCGCTGTGGCAACGGACACCCGCATTTGACGACGATTTTGGTGGCGAGACTATAGGGGTGCTTCTTTAGGAGGCTTGATTCAGTTGCTATTTGCCACAACGGGCGATGTCGTCTGGACGACTTCCGTAAGATCTGATCGGACTAGCTCTGAACACCAGACCCGTTGACTCCACTCCAGGCGCTGTTTCCAGGTGGACTTCGTTCCTCCAGTCACCAGAGCGAAACCATCGAACAGACGATGGAGCGTCTGCCGGGAGGAGCTCGTCGCCTTGCGGTTCAGCTGAAAAGCTCCATTGCAGCGGACGTGTTCTGGGATGTCCTGACCGATTACACCCATCTGGCAGATTTCATCCCCAACCTCAGCTCCAGCGAGCTGGTGATGCGGAAAGGTGAGACGGTTCGTCTGCAGCAGGTTGGCTGCCAGCAGCTGCTGGGACTGCGGTTTTCTGCACAGGTGTTGCTTGAACTTCGCGAGTTCAGGCCTGAAGGCTTGCTCCGTTTTGAGATGTTGAAGGGGGATTTCCGACGCTTTGAGGGGTCGTGGCAAGTGAGAACTCTGGCGGAGGGTTCCTCCCTGCTGTATGAGCTGACGGTGCAGGGTTGTCTGGGGATGCCGATCGGATTGATTGAGGAACGACTGCGTGAGGATCTCAGCAGCAATCTTTTCGCTGTGGAGCGGGAAGCACTCCGCCGTTGCGAGTACTGAATCTTCGTAATCAATGTTGGTGAACAACACCAACTGTTCTTTATTCCTTCAATACCCCCAAGGGGATTCGAACCCCTGTCGCCTCCGTGAAAGGGAGGTGTCCTAGGCCTCTAGACGATGGGGGCGAGGCCGTGATCGAGGAGGCATCTGTGCTCCTCATCACCAAGACAAACTACGGCTCGAGCTCTCCCTCCGTCAAGACAGCCTGCCCCCATTCCTGCCCCTGGCCTTGCCAGATCGGCACAGTGAAGGTGAAGCAGGCACCCTCTCCTGGCTCGGAGACGACCCAGATCCGTCCCCCATGCACTTCCACGATGCGGCGACAGACGGATAAGCCCACGCCGAACCCTGTGGTGCGATCGGAGGTCTGAGGCAGGCGAACCCGATCCAGAAAGATCCGCTGCTGCTCTTCGGTGGGGATGCCAGGTCCGCTGTCACAGACACTCACCTCAACCCTCTGACTGGTGCGGTGGAGCATGGTGAGGGTGATGTGCCCTCCATTGCCGGTGTACTTGAGAGCGTTCTCCAACAGATTCAGCAACACCTGTCGCATGCGGCGCTGATCAGCGAAGACCTTGGGGAGATCGCCAGGGATATCGGTTCTGATCTCGACGTTCCGGCCCAGCCAGAGTTTTTCCAGTTCGAGGATCACCTCCGCCGACACGCTGGCCAAATCCAGGCGTTGGGGATTGAACAGCGTTTCCCAACGCGTGGTGCCCACTTCAAGCAGATCCTTGGACAAGGCTTCCATCTCCTCAAGCCGCCGCGTGATCACGTCCTGGAAGCGGTTCATATCGATCTGTCCCAGCCTCTGGCTCTGAAGGGCCAGGGCTGCTGCCGTGAGCGGAGTCCTTAATTCGTGGGCCACCATCCTCAGCAGCCGCTCCTGGGCGTGGATCCTGTCGATCAGGGTCTCGTTCTCCTGGCGCAGCACCAGGAGCTGATCTTCGAGTTGAAGTTCCTTCTGGGTGCGGCTGCCGTCCAGCTCAGTGGGCCTCAGGCTGAGCCCCAATCCGCTCACCACGCCGTCCTGTTGCCAGCGGGGCACCCATCCCTTGAGTTGCTGAAGAATGTTGCTGCCGGCGAAGACCTGCTTTGGTGAAGGGGACAGCTTGATCAGGGCCGGTGTGATCACAAGCCTGTGGAGCTCCAGCAGTTCCGGCTGCTGCGATGGATCCGCCACTTGCAGGGTCACCTGGAATCCGACGTCATCACGCTCCAGGTAGTGAACGACGGATCTCAGGTCTGGGCCGGAGAGGTGATGGCGTGCTGCCACCAGCAGGAGTTTCAGCCGCTGGCGACCCTTGGGATCGTCCTCCCCCACGGCTCAGGATTCATACAAAACTGAGGCTCACCTTATGGGTTTTTGACTCGTGCGCCATCCGGGCTAAGACAACTAGGAGCACACCGACGCCTCGCCGACACGGTTCATGTCGCTTTTTTCCGCGCAAAATCGTGTCCCGCTCGCGGTTCCCGGGTCCAACTCAGGCTCACCCTCCATCCAGGTGGATAGCAACCTGCGCCGGTGGTTTGGTCGCAACCTCGGTATCTGGCGCTCCCGCAGGCAGTACACCTTCAACGATGACCAGGTGATGCACGTTGATATGCATTTGAAAATGGAAGCCTTCGCAGAGCCATCAGCTGGTGAAAGCCGCTATCGCTTCAGCTGGTGGTCTGATGAAAGCAACCAGCATTCAGATGAGTTTTTCGCACGCAAGCCTTGGTATGAGCGCAGCGGTGTGATGGAAGCCACACTCTGGGGGCATCAACTGCAGCGCAGTCGCGGTTATCTGAACACCGATCCCGTGCGCACTCGTCTGCGTCAGGTGGATGAACACGAAACGATTCTTGAGTCCCACTATCAGCAGTGGGACATCCTTGAGCACATCCGTCTTGTGGACCAGGACCGCTACCGCTACCGCGCGATCTACAGCTGGGAGAACGGGGAGCTGGCGATCGTTGAGCACCATCACGAAATCAGGGTGTCTGATCCACTTCCCCTGATCAAGGAGGATTGAGTCAGGCCAGTCAGCCCTGGCCCAGTCCTCCTCATGTCCAATCACCTCTTGGATTTGCAGGAAAACCGCAACAGGATGTCCCAGTTCAAAAAGCGATCACTGCAGCGCGCTGGAACAGTAGCCTCGTCGCTAAAATGAAGCACATTCTCTAATTTCATGAGGAAATATTTTTTCTCGGTCGCGTTATTAGCTAATTCATTGTTATTCGGTTCAGCTCCGGTTTTGGCGCAATCAGCAGCCGGTGGTACGAAGCCTGCCACTGCTAATGATATCAATACATACATGACGATTTCGATTGTCACCTTCTGCGAGGCCAGGGGGCAAGGGATCAGTTTCGACAAATCGATTCCAGTGGCGCTTGCTGGTCAGGCTTCTGCTGTTTTTCAGAAGCATGGTGGTGTCGTCCCTGGCTCCAGTCAGCCCCTTACGGAAGAGCAGTTCTTCAAAACGTCACCCTTCATGCTGGTGGGGGGCGCTATGAAGGTCTGCAAGGATCAAGTTCCTGCCGATCAGCAGAAAAAGTTTGAGAAGGCAGCTGCAGAGCTGAAAGCTCGTTCAAAGAAGTAAATTCTGATCATCCGGTATCGATACGATCATTGGTCAATGATATGCATCTGAAAATGCCTTTTCAAGGCTGTAATTTCTATTGATACTATTCCACTCGTTCGCTAGCTAGATTCTTCTGCAACTGTCTTAGAAAAATATGGTTTCAGCAATTCCCGTCCGCCTGTCGGATTACAGGCCATGGCTCTTTGTCATGCCAAAAATTCGGTTGGATGTGGAAATCAGCCCAAGCGATGTGTTCGTAACCAGTCGGCTGGAGCTTGAGCCGCGTCTTGGTGCTGAGAGCCTCCAGCTCCGCGGGGTAGATCTTGAAATCCGCAGCCTCAAGCTTGATGGTGAGGATCTCGCCAGTGATGCCTACAGCTACGTCGATCAGCTGCTGACGATCCCTGCTCCACCGGACAAGCTCTTTGTTCTGGAGACCTGTTGCCGCATTGATCCCTACTCCAACAGCTCTCTTGAGGGTCTGTATGCCAGTGGTGGCCTGCTGAGCACTCAATGTGAGGCGGAGGGATTCCGGCGGATCACGTTTCATCCGGATCGCCCTGATGTGCTCAGTCGCTGGACGGTACGCGTCGAAGCGGATCGGAGCAGCTGTCCTGTGCTGCTCAGCAATGGCAATGCCGTGTCCAAAGAGGATCTGGCAGATGGACGCCATGCCGTTACCTGGGAGGATCCTTTCCCCAAGCCCTCCTATCTATTCGCTCTCGTCGCAGGAGATCTTCGCGAGATCCGCGATCAGTTCACGACGGCATCCGGACGCGCGGTAACACTGCGCCTGCACGTGGAGGAGGGGGATGAGCCCTTCACCGCCCATGCCATCGAGTCCCTGAAGCGTTCCATGGCATGGGATGAGCAGGTGTATCAGCTTGAGTACGACCTCGATGAGTACAACATCGTTGCGGTGCGCCACTTCAATATGGGCGCGATGGAGAACAAAAGTCTCAACATCTTTAATTCAAAGCTGGTGCTGGCTGATGCCGAAACGGCCACGGATGCTGAGCTGGAGCGGATCGAAAGTGTGATTGCCCATGAATACTTCCACAACTGGAGCGGCAACCGGATCACCTGCCGTGACTGGTTTCAACTCTCTCTGAAGGAAGGTCTCACCGTCTTCCGTGATCAAAGCTTCACGGCCGACCTTCATTCCGCAGCGGTCAAGCGGATTGAGGATGTGGCGATGCTGCGCAACACCCAGTTCCGGGAAGATGCAGGGCCGACGGCGCATCCGGTAAAACCAGCTGAATATCAGGCGATTGACAACTTCTACACAACGACCATCTACGAGAAAGGCGCGGAACTGATTCGCATGCTGCACACCCTGCTGGGGCAGGAGCGGTTCATGCGAGGAATGGCGATCTATGTCAGTCGTTTTGACGGAACGGCCGCCACCACAGAAGATTTCGTGCAATCCATCGTCGATGGCGCCGCTCAAAACGGTGAACCGCTTGGATTTGACCCGGAGCAGTTCAAGCGTTGGTATCACCAGGCTGGGACTCCCGAGCTGAAGGTTCAGCGACGGTGGGACACCGAAAAGGGACAGTTAACACTCGAGCTTCAACAGAGCACGCCGCCAACCCCCGGCCAGGCTGAGAAGCAGCCGCTTGTGCTGCCGATCGCCGTGGCGCTGGTGGGTGAGCAGGGTCGCATTGGCGATGAACAACTCTTGGTGATGAACGCTGAGAAGGCCAGCTTCACGCTTCAAGCTGAGCCCGGACCTGAGGCACCGGCTCTTTCGCTTCTACGCCGCTTCTCGGCACCGGTGAACGTGCAGCTGGAACAGCCGTTGCAGGAATCGCTGCAGCTGCTCGCCCACGATGATGACCCCTTCAGTCGATGGGATGCCGGGCAGCGGCTGGCACGACAGGTGTTGCTAGCCCGCGCCGCCGATCAACCTGATGCGACGGTCGAAACGGCTTTGATTTCGGCCTTGCGCCAACGCCTGTCCGCCTACGGAGGGTCGGGTGGCCAGGACCTCGCCATTCTTCTGGCCCTGCCAGGCACCGCCGAACTGGAGGCCCTGCAGAACCCGGTGGATCCTCTGGCCCTCTACGCGGCGAGACTGGAGTGGATCGCGGACCTGGGGCGCCATCTTTCCGATCCGTTGCACCGACTTCTTGAAAGATGTCGCGGGGATTGGGGGCAGGCCTGGCCCGAGGGACAGGGCGCGCGCTCGCTCACGGGGCTCGCCTGGGCTTGGCTGGCCGCCGCGGGTGACGCTGAAGCCCGACAACAAGCGCTCGAGGCGGTGTCAGGACCGTCGATGACGCTGGCACGGGCCGCTTTGCGGGCATTACAGCCCCTGGAGGTTGGCGAACGGGATCAGGCGCTGGAGCGTTTCTATCAACGCTGGCAGGACAAGCCGGTGATTCTCGATGCCTGGTTTTCCCTTGAAGCGTCCGCTCCGCGACAGGACGGCCTGCAGCGGGTCAAGGACCTGCTGGAGCATCCCCGTTTCGATCCACTGGCACCCAACTCTCTTCGGGCAGTGCTGGGGGGATTCACCGCCAACGTTCCGGTGTTTCATGCGATCGATGGCAGTGGCTATCGCTTCATGGCCGATCAGATCGCTGCCGTGGATGCCCGCAACCCCATCACAGCCTCGCGGATGGCCAAAGTGTTCAGCCGCTGGAGCAGTTACGGTCCGGAGCGTCAGTCGGCCATGCGCCAGGCCATCGACGGCCTGGCGGCGGCTGACTTGTCAGCGAATACAGCTGAGGTGGTGGCCATGCTCAGGACGTGAGCACCACCACGGCGACGGCAACACCGACCAGCAGAAGAATCCAGATCAGCGGCTGGCGAGCAAGTTGAGGAGTTTGGATGCTCCGACGCTGGCGTCGTCGACTCCGACTCGGTCGGCTTCCTGCGGCTAGGCCGCAGGATTGACAGATCAGACGACCGGCCAGAGCACGGTCCGCCCTGAAACGGCGGCTCCCACAGTTCTGGCAGACACTGGTCACCTCGCAACCACGGCACACTTCACCAGCATGACGCGCCACAGCACACAGGCTCAAGACGGGGCTCTCCAACCGTTGCTGGAGCGTCTGCCCCCAGCGCGTTCAGGGTGGCGACAGCTCGTCATCGTGATGGGACAGCTGGGCGATTTCGATTCGATGGAATACGCCCAAGCGTTGGTGCCCCGCTTGGCTGAACTTGAAGCGGCGCGCATCGATCTCCTGGCATTCGCCATCGGAGATCAAGGAAGTGCTGAGCGCTTCTGTGGGTTCACCGGATTTCCGCAGCAATGCCTTGAGGTTGATCCCCATCCGGGCCTGCATAAAGATCTTGGGCTGTACCCAGGGCTGAAGGCTCCCGGCGGCCCCTGGCCAGGATTTTTGCTGATGTGTGCTGGCATCGGCTCCCCGGGGACGTTGCAGGAGGTGTTGCGCGGTTACACCGGTGATCGCTCGGCTCCGCAGATCTTTGCCGATGACGAGGAGGTGAAGGCCTGGCCTTTGCCGGCTTTTTCTGCAGCCATGTTTGCTCGAGCCGGTGGACGGGGATTCCAACGGCCCTTCGAACTCGCGACGAAGAGGCTGCGAAACATGGGCGAAGTGCTTGGCCATTGGCGCACCTATGTGCCCACCGATGATCACATCTCCCAGCGGGGAGGGACGTTTCTGATCGATGAAGACGGCTTTCTGCTCTATGAGTGGCGGGACACACACCTGCTGGGTTTTGCTGCCGACATGGCAATGCCGTTGGCCTTCCTTGAGCCATACCTCAGTATTGATCCCGGTTAAATTCAGCTTCTCGGCACTCCAACAATGGCCTCCGGTTTCAGCGACCTTTCCCTTGGCAATAGCGATAAAGCCAAGGTGAAACTTCCCAAGGGGTTTGGTTCCTCCGATGTGGTTAGCACAGTTGTTGAGCTGGTCACCAATAACAAACTTGGTGACTCCTCCATTTAGTTGGAGATGTTCAATAAAAGCGGTTCTGTGGAGGTCGTGACCAAGAAAACGGTCAAAAACTTTCTTAAATATGTGAAAAGAGATTTGTATGATAATTCAATATTCCATCGATCTGTTCCTGGCTTCGTTCTTCAAGGAGGGGGTTTCTTAGCGCCTGATCTTCCCACGAATGAAGGTGGCCCTCCTGAGCGAATCACTCCATTCAAAATGATTAAGAATCAACCTGGTAATTCTAACCTCCGGGGCACCATCGCCATGGCGAAACAGGCGGGTGATCCGGATAGCGCCACGAGCCAGTGGTTTGTGAATCTTGTCGATAACTTTCCTCTTGACGAGCAAAATGAAGGTTTTACTGTCTTTGGAAAAGTATTAGGGCAGGGGATGGAAATTA
This window contains:
- a CDS encoding SRPBCC family protein — encoded protein: MTPLQALFPGGLRSSSHQSETIEQTMERLPGGARRLAVQLKSSIAADVFWDVLTDYTHLADFIPNLSSSELVMRKGETVRLQQVGCQQLLGLRFSAQVLLELREFRPEGLLRFEMLKGDFRRFEGSWQVRTLAEGSSLLYELTVQGCLGMPIGLIEERLREDLSSNLFAVEREALRRCEY
- a CDS encoding cAMP phosphodiesterase, which translates into the protein MRKYFFSVALLANSLLFGSAPVLAQSAAGGTKPATANDINTYMTISIVTFCEARGQGISFDKSIPVALAGQASAVFQKHGGVVPGSSQPLTEEQFFKTSPFMLVGGAMKVCKDQVPADQQKKFEKAAAELKARSKK
- a CDS encoding glucose-6-phosphate dehydrogenase assembly protein OpcA, which gives rise to MSPQLTLQTPLELAPSEVPTYLEQLWSTEQQGNTGAGANTFCLLIWQPAWAEQQLVRCGRLNGPITGQQSDALLQAGRQAVIDTDLPLSTPPSAGELIASVAQLEGETQADDLRGQYIDPALSELQPRRLITLAPTINAQQGLETLVAAYCPLPEEGGGTTACGDVVVLRGGHDALRDGMSILQPLLPPSMPSWVWWNGFLDEAPDLMEQLACAPRRLIIDTAVGNPAHCLNLLRSRVESGQAVNDLNWLRLRSWRETLAMVFDPPNRRDALCHITQLDIDVEGHHPAQGLLMAAWIADRLGWQLQTSDVTEEGVTARFSRHDGADIRFQLMTVPTGQPSVHAGQMVGLRLICQPEQGQGVCVILCGESGGCMRLEGGGMASLELHEEIVSVQHASPEMDVARLLSGGHDSTNPLLATSASLAARLLN
- a CDS encoding FAD-binding oxidoreductase; translation: MRVSVATAGGTSSSLFTVVASGIQAGSGPSVIRTYRVAMSGLNDLYKRLSASGARIINVSPASEGSPAAPVSASSAPAPQAVTSAPAPKKKPHANVPVNTYKPKTPFLGTVTENYPLVAEGGIGRVQHITFDLSGGEPQLEYIEGQSIGIIPEGEDANGKPHKLRLYSIASTRHGDNYQDNTVSLCVRQLEYKNEAGEQIYGVCSTYLCDIEPGSKVKITGPVGKEMLLPDDEDANIIMLATGTGIAPMRTYLRRMFESRERGANGWNFRGKAWLFMGAPKTGNLLYDEDFLHYEKEFPDNFRYTKAISREQQNAKGGRMYIQDRVLEHAEEIFAMIEDPKTHVYMCGLRGMEPGIDEAMTAAAAAKGLDWSELRPQLKKADRWHVETY
- a CDS encoding peroxiredoxin-like family protein is translated as MTRHSTQAQDGALQPLLERLPPARSGWRQLVIVMGQLGDFDSMEYAQALVPRLAELEAARIDLLAFAIGDQGSAERFCGFTGFPQQCLEVDPHPGLHKDLGLYPGLKAPGGPWPGFLLMCAGIGSPGTLQEVLRGYTGDRSAPQIFADDEEVKAWPLPAFSAAMFARAGGRGFQRPFELATKRLRNMGEVLGHWRTYVPTDDHISQRGGTFLIDEDGFLLYEWRDTHLLGFAADMAMPLAFLEPYLSIDPG
- a CDS encoding histidine kinase — its product is MGEDDPKGRQRLKLLLVAARHHLSGPDLRSVVHYLERDDVGFQVTLQVADPSQQPELLELHRLVITPALIKLSPSPKQVFAGSNILQQLKGWVPRWQQDGVVSGLGLSLRPTELDGSRTQKELQLEDQLLVLRQENETLIDRIHAQERLLRMVAHELRTPLTAAALALQSQRLGQIDMNRFQDVITRRLEEMEALSKDLLEVGTTRWETLFNPQRLDLASVSAEVILELEKLWLGRNVEIRTDIPGDLPKVFADQRRMRQVLLNLLENALKYTGNGGHITLTMLHRTSQRVEVSVCDSGPGIPTEEQQRIFLDRVRLPQTSDRTTGFGVGLSVCRRIVEVHGGRIWVVSEPGEGACFTFTVPIWQGQGQEWGQAVLTEGELEP
- the zwf gene encoding glucose-6-phosphate dehydrogenase — protein: MVATATNPLRVGLRQERVIAPQCLVIFGASGDLTHRKLVPALFELFKQRRLPSEFALLGCARRPWSDEEFRGKMAEALASKIAENQEAWDQFASKLFYEPVDLQKPEDVVRLGGRLETIDQQCATRGNRTFYLSVSPKFYGSGCRALADAGLLKDPQRSRVVIEKPFGRDYGSAQALNRVVKSCGQENQIFRIDHYLGKETVQNIMVLRFANTIFEPIWNRNYISSVQITAAETVGVEERAGYYESSGALRDMVQNHLTQMLAITAMEPPGRFDPEAIRNEKAKVLQAARLADEQEPWNCCIRGQYGPGGSHESPLAGYRQEPGVDPNSTTETYVAMKLFIDNWRWQGVPFYVRTGKRLAKRLSEVVLTFREAPVHLFDAATGGPTANQLILRIQPDEGAEFRFEVKSPGSGMRSRPIDMEFSYDESFGEPSDEGYVRLLADAMLSDPTLFTRSDEVEAAWRLYTPLLELIEDSPWQLPIHPYESRTWGPAAADALLARDGLLWRRP
- the pepN gene encoding aminopeptidase N translates to MVSAIPVRLSDYRPWLFVMPKIRLDVEISPSDVFVTSRLELEPRLGAESLQLRGVDLEIRSLKLDGEDLASDAYSYVDQLLTIPAPPDKLFVLETCCRIDPYSNSSLEGLYASGGLLSTQCEAEGFRRITFHPDRPDVLSRWTVRVEADRSSCPVLLSNGNAVSKEDLADGRHAVTWEDPFPKPSYLFALVAGDLREIRDQFTTASGRAVTLRLHVEEGDEPFTAHAIESLKRSMAWDEQVYQLEYDLDEYNIVAVRHFNMGAMENKSLNIFNSKLVLADAETATDAELERIESVIAHEYFHNWSGNRITCRDWFQLSLKEGLTVFRDQSFTADLHSAAVKRIEDVAMLRNTQFREDAGPTAHPVKPAEYQAIDNFYTTTIYEKGAELIRMLHTLLGQERFMRGMAIYVSRFDGTAATTEDFVQSIVDGAAQNGEPLGFDPEQFKRWYHQAGTPELKVQRRWDTEKGQLTLELQQSTPPTPGQAEKQPLVLPIAVALVGEQGRIGDEQLLVMNAEKASFTLQAEPGPEAPALSLLRRFSAPVNVQLEQPLQESLQLLAHDDDPFSRWDAGQRLARQVLLARAADQPDATVETALISALRQRLSAYGGSGGQDLAILLALPGTAELEALQNPVDPLALYAARLEWIADLGRHLSDPLHRLLERCRGDWGQAWPEGQGARSLTGLAWAWLAAAGDAEARQQALEAVSGPSMTLARAALRALQPLEVGERDQALERFYQRWQDKPVILDAWFSLEASAPRQDGLQRVKDLLEHPRFDPLAPNSLRAVLGGFTANVPVFHAIDGSGYRFMADQIAAVDARNPITASRMAKVFSRWSSYGPERQSAMRQAIDGLAAADLSANTAEVVAMLRT